AActaaataccggcatggtatattAATCATGGGTTATGCCGGAAACAAGTAACGGATTAAAACCATAGATAACTAGAATGCCGGCACTTGTGGTTCCATGCGTTGATTTCAAATAAAATTTGCATGCCGGAACCTTCTATATTCATATTATTTATATTTTCGTTAATATTGGGAGATATCAGCTTTGATCACGGTATATCGGTTCGATGCTATCAAGTAAGTATCACATTCAACCAATTTAATCCTTGGTATACCCGGTATTCGCTTCTCCTTACCTAATATTCTTTACCGATTATCAATGGAGGATCCAAATTTTGTTTCTTCAAGAAATTTGATTCTTTAGATATTAAAATCACATGGTTAGGGTCTATCCGTATCTTACGAGTGTTATTTAGTTCAAGCTAAAGAGCTAACTATTTAATGTGTACCCAAGAGATATTATAATCTCCAGCAATCTAATCCATGGAAATACTGGGTTTGGAATTTGGATACGCATCCCTTCGTGTAATATCGAATAAGCCTCCTATACAAGGAGAGTAGACGTGAGAAGAAGCGTTCAAAAGAGTTTACAGTTTGTCCAGTGGATAAATAAGAACAATCTACAGTACTTGCGGGAGATGATACTTTCCGATCCACGGTCCTATGTAGGGAAACATTAATTAGGTCTCCTAGTTTGGGCAGTGTCCTGTGATAGTTGCTGCGTTTCTTTGGATACTCCACCCAACGCAATTCCTTCCTGCGCAAATCAGGATTCTATCTCGAAGCTCAAACTGGCTCATCCCGCTTTAGGAATTTCAGTTACCACCTTTCTATTCGGTCGGTGTTTACTTGATCACCAAGTTCGTGTAATTGTTCCCATAATTTGATTACTTGATCACCAAGTTCAGGTATGAGTTTCCATAACTTGAGTAATCGCTGTATGTGTTTTCACCGTTAAATCTATAAATATGCAACTCCATATACTCCGTTTTGAGCTTTCATCCTTAAACCTATACATTACTACGTGAAATACGACTTTCtccatgtttttctttatttttttgcatgGCTTTGTTTCATATGTAGACTAGCTAAAAAATCGAGGAATATGTTGTTCTAGCTATCATGCTAGTTAAATGTCGAGACCATTCATATTTTTCAAGAAATTTGATTCTTGTGGAGATTTTAAGATTACATGGTTAGGGTGCACTTAAGTACTAGGTAGTTCAAGCTGAAGAGCTTATTATTTAGTATGAAAGTAGCATCCTACCCATGAAATATTGCAATCTCCATTAGAATCACTTCtttttgaaagttttttttttctttatttgtttcTCCCAAACAGTCTTGTCAAATCCAACATTGCAGTTGTTTTGTTTGGTGGCTGCTTTGAGTTTCTGATGTACCAGTAGTTCTGATTCAATTTATTTCTCCATTAGAAATATTTCTACTGCTTTTCCTTTCCCGAACCTCTTTTATGGATTTAGATGAAGGGACATAATATATGGGTATCCATGTATGTATGAAAGTCAACCAGTCCTATACTGAACCCTTTGCGTGGGTTTGTTTCATATATAGACTAGCTAGTTAAAAGATCGAATTAGGTTCTAGCTATCATGCTAATTAAATGTCGAGAGCTTACTGCTTTTCGTTCTAGTTTATATTCATGTTAGCATtcatatattatttttcaagaaatttgATTCTTGTGGAGATACTAAGATTACATGGTTAGGGTGCACCTAAGTACTAGGTAGTTTAAGCTGAAgagtttataattattatttagtACAAAGGTAGCGTCCTACCCATGAAATATTGCAATCTCCATTAGAATCACTTCTTTTTGAAaggctttttttttatttgtttctcCCAAACAAATCATGTCAAAATCCACATCacagttggtttatattttaaaAAAGTGTCCTCGAATTGTTTACAACGGCTTGGGGAAGGGTGCTCGGTTTTCTTTGAGTGTTCAAGCTAATGAGTTTGGTTTCTTGTCATGTTCGTTCTAGTTTATTGGATGCTTAGAGTTGTTAGAGAAAATgtgtttataaaatagtttggtttttggtcttggtgggattggaatttaggatctattggtcactaaggacactagctcattttcactatttgtgaatgaacctttagtcccacatagggaaaactaaagatgatacctctccataagtattgaaaattttgatattagagtggcccttgtgTCAGTAGCACCTTTGTGcaagggagaggacttaggcaatgctcgggctcgggtgtgggtgtgggttaaacaagacttatctttttggcaaaacttcttttTAATTATTACCTAAAAGATTTTAAGAGAAAATAATTTTCTCTTAATTGTTGGGGGCGTCTGACCCGGCGAATGTCGACATTATGTTTATTTCCATTTTTATGTCGACATTATGTGCATGACCGTTTTATTGCTGATACAAAAAATCTTGAATTTAATtcgaatttattttgtttttaattcaAAATTTATTCTCTCTTTAATTCGCTTTATTGCACAATCAATTCGATCTCTCTTCTCCCCTATATAAACCGATCACATTTTTCATTTCaacttgtgtccagaagagctactatcctcttcttttcgtcttctccccctgtgtggtcctttatttcattccgtgcgcaattgctgttgaggtcgtaagagtgggcaagtactgtagtgctaataGTGCTTGCAACAGGcaattttatcctggatacgaacttgaccacatggtataggcatcactcattcttgaggtgtaccggtcaaatatcgtgttaaggacagcgtgttgaacacgtgactctttcctctgtttgcagtccaattgagtgtctatttactttccagaaattatccttttattctaacatctttcttgagtgttttattgttacagacgcaacaagAGTTACTCTGAAAAGGTGAGAGGAAACCACTGAAGGTTTTTTAGCAAGGTGTCATACGCAATTTGGCATTTTGGTTGTGCAACATCTTTCCCAGACTCTGACAATACTTTGGTTCCGAGATGGCGTCAACTGTCCAGATCTATGCATAAGTGTGCTTGGTTCAGATTTATGCATAAGTGTGCTTGGTTTAGCCAATGATAAGTTGATAATTAAATCTATGATCAGCActgattttattttcatttggcTTTAAATGCCCgtggtttgttgttgttgttggtacaGGCTGACGCTGTGGATGTTAACATACAGAATATGCCCGTGTTTGAACTTTTTTGCCTGTTTTCTTTTGATCAAGAGTTTGTGAGCATTTATTTTGCGCGAGTTCCATGAATCAAAATGTTAATTAGCTGATTGTTCCAATCTAGAATAGCAATTTACGTGTTGGTGGAATCTAAAGTATATTTTGTGTGTTTGGATCCAGAGTTTGTAGAATGTCTGAACAGTGTGACAATGAACCATTGATGCTTTCACATCCCCCTTGCTTCACTTTCACCAGAATGATTTTCGCAACAAACTTAAATAAATTTTGGTAGATTAGTTATGGTGTTAATTTAAATCATTTAGTCCTAtttgctttttattttttattttttttgcaggcCATTCCAAGAACATTGCAAGAAAGTTACGATATTGATTGTGGTAATTGTCCAGATTTATATTGCAATCGAAAGTGAGGTATTCGGACTGAAATACATACAGACCTACCTAACTGCAGGATCAAAAAGCTATGGTTCTCTACTATATGTTTTAAGATTATTAAATTTATCAATTCTTTGATGTGGAATGCATGGTCTTAAACAATAACTAATTTCTTCATCTCAGGTCCGATGTTGCCAATATACTGCAACAGACACACAAAAATCATCTGCAGAAACGGAGTGCAAGGTTTGCACCAATTGCAGTCATGAATTGGGGATTTTGATTCCGTTTCTTTTAAGGACTCATTAGCATACCAAGCTGGTTACCAGTCTCAATAATGACTTGGGCAACCCCAGTTGCATCAGAAACATCTCAACTTCTGTTAACAGAtaattatattttgacatatcttattatattttgtttgttaACCCACTAATCCAAGCAGCAGACCGCAATTCAATCACATAATAACACATCTTATCAGTTTATTTATTaaacatcaaaaataaaaatcaatcatCAAGAAACATAAAAAATCCCAAAAACCCaaaattctgaaaataaatcaatAACCAGTACTCATCCCAAATCTCCATTCTAATTCCCTTCATAATTCCTTCACCGAGATTCTACATAAACATCCCAAAAACCCAGAACAGAACTGTAAGTAATGTTGGGCCCATAGTAATTGTCCGAAATAAGTAGCCAGTCTAGGTCATTCCGCTATGACTTGGCATTGACATAGTCAATCCATTACTGATGTTCCAACAATCCTGTAATTTTATGTTTCTCTTGATGTATTAATATTGTCTGGACATCATTTGTTCTGATTAATCAATCCATTTTTATTTTGTCTCAAAAACATTTTCTTCATCACTCTGTTCCATATTCTTTATATGGTATCATACTCTTAATTGATCCTACCAATTCAATATTTAACATCAATTAAACATTtgttttttattaaataatttttCTCCAGATCCACTTTTATCGGTAATTTCTTCATTTCTTGACTTCAATCTTTAATGGTAACTAACAAAAACATGGCACACAATAATTTTACATAAAATCCATAGGGATCAACTTCAAATACTTCTGTTGCTCAGCGCGATTCTTCTCTGATTTTTTCTTTACCTTTCAAGAAtattcctaattttttttttaacaaaacttGATGGTCAAAATTACTTGTTGTGGAGAGATCAGTTAGAGTAGCGATCTTgatctccacatatctttttagACATGTTGATGGATAAATTCAAGAACCTCCAAGGGAGGCATTTGTTGATGGAGTTTCTGGTACTAATCCTTTTGTTATATAAGATCCCCTATCTAAGGCTCTAACGGCTAACATTGATGAGTGTCCACCTATTTCCTACAAGCAAGCAATTAAATCTGCAAAGTGGTTGAGCTTTATGCACAATGAACATGGTGCTCTAAATTCTGTTGGTATATGGACACTTGTTGATCCTTCTCTGGATACAAACCTAGTTGGGTGCAAATGGGTTTCaaagattaaatacaagagatattttgtaaaagggtcgttaCTTTATAGTCAAATTATGGTATGAGTCGTAGAGCATTTCGTTAATGCGTTAGGGTTGTAGACTAACCAAAGACCGTTAGATAACATTGACAGTTTAAGTATACAAGAGATATTTCGTAAAAGGGTCGTTACTTTATAGTCAAATTAGGGTACGGGTCGTATAAAATGTCGTTAATGTGTTAGGGTCGTAGACTAACCAAAGACCGTTAGATAATCATTCGTTGACTTTTTTTGTTTACCAAGCACCctaactatcaattgattaacatTGGCAGTTTAAGTATATTGAATTgtttcaaaagtttatttatcatcTGTTTTATCTTCTTCCATTTGAGCTGATGCAAAGAAATGCTACAAATTTATCCATTTTTTTATCGAAAAATTTCTTTTTTAGATTACCTCCTATCAGGAATCGGAACATCGACACAAGATGGTGTTCAAGCTCCCCtcagttgaagaagatgttttaCAAAACTTCGTTTAATAAAATCTAACTTGAGATGGGTATCTAACCATAAGATACTCAACTTTTGAAGGAAGGTTGAAGAATAGTAGAAAGATTAATAGAAGCACCCATTATCGGATTCAAGTGGAGCAAATTTTCAGAAGTATGCACCCATTATACGCATAATAATTCGATACTCTTTAGGCTTTGATCTCGTACATAAGAACCCAATCCAATATCCAAAGCCCATTTTCCAGTATCACGTACCAGGTTGGGCAGAGATAAACCGCATAACGATCTTATCTCCATGATATGGTTAAGTTTCTACACCGTCTCACCTGTCTGGGCAGCCTGTCGGGGCAGTAGTAAGTCTTTGGAACCTTCCGTGCCGCAGGTGGAGCAGGGAGTGGTCACACCATTTAGTAGATTTTACGCATTCGCGACTGTTAAAATAGCATGCCCACTATATCCCTGCCCATAGCAAGCAGGGCTACAGGGAGGAGTCCCCCCTTTCACGATCATGTGCCTTGCATAGCCACAGGAGAGAGTCCCTCCTTTCACAGATGCTAAAATGGTTTCACATGCTCACTNNNNNNNNNNNNNNNNNNNNNNNNNNNNNNNNNNNNNNNNNNNNNNNNNNNNNNNNNNNNNNNNNNNNNNNNNNNNNNNNNNNNNNNNNNNNNNNNNNNNGGGAAGGAATCTGTGTATTAAGGAGAGAGGTCTGAAatgagtgttagacaagaaattaagagagagaaagtttatttaaAGAGCAAATAAAGTCATTGTATTATCTTGTAACCGATTCAAGAACTTGAGATAATaaaagaatttcattatgattacttagaatctTGTCTAAATTCATAGTGGTGTGGTTGtacgatttcctgcaactacaaagttgatgatgaagattctgatgaagCTTCTGTCAATCGGAGACAaccaagatgaagatttcgtcgttggagagcatggagaggatcactattgatcttaatacccaacccaataaccaagaatcgccattaaagcgaagataaacctcaaaagagtagataaaacaccaaaatggtgtagataagtagaaaacataataaaaaccaaactaatctactaactaacctagaaagcaaggaaaaaagaagaaatctgctcagatctagtccaaaaatggactagatctaagcagagaagggttgtttttgatggttttgttggagaagaagaaggagtgagAGAGGGGAGAAAAATTTGATATTCCCTCTGTTTCGGAAAaaccgtcctctattccttttacgtcagtttcacaattttgtccagcttctgtttatagtcatacttttcCAATGAATTCTCTAATATACACTTGACTTCTTTATattcataaatccatttttaacgtgactcaatctaaaatattaaataaattaGTCTAATCAAGGAAACATATActtcataaattcgatatcttttaaattttctttttatatttcgtatttataattctcataacaattttggatagtctttattagtagcatttttattaaaataaaataggtaagtaattaagggtagtcaagtaaaatagtatggtctccttaatattttgataaAGTCAAAACGGACTGTCTTTGTGAAACCGAGGGAATATGTCGGTTCTCACCAACAAATGCTTAAAATAGATCAGGAGTAAAAAAACCTCACAGTACGGCGTTCGGTGCGGATAAACACGAAGCACAGTATGTAACAACACGATACACACGAAGCACAGTATACCCGATACACACGAAGCACAATATGAAACAACACGATACGTTAAGTACAACAACATATACATAAAGCACTACGTAACAAAATATTATTCAGTACATTTTATgtatatttcattttattttagttaagtcaATTTATTTCTATACAAATACATACAATACCAAGATATCTCAAAGGTTCCAAATAAATAAGTGTGTCAGCATAGCATAACTCTCATAGTTGTTTATCCGGCAAAACACATCACAACGCGTCCTCTAACACACACAACGGTACAACGCGTCCTCTAATACACGCGTACAACATGCTTTAATTTCTGACTCACCACACCACAGTACAAAACACGTGAGTTCGTGGCCTGGCGCTGCCCAATATGTTTTACACCTCTAGCTGTGCTAACACTAACACAACAGTTTGAATCTTCTACGATTTTTTAATTTTCCGTTAGGTGACCACAACTTGATTTCCTAAACGTTCATGAAATATGTGAACAATTAAACCTATCTATATATAGATGTCGTGGTGCGGGTAGTTTaagagagtgagagagagataaagatggtgAACACTGGTGTACCTGTTATCACTCTGAGCTCGGGGAAAGGGATACCTGTTTTAGGTATGGGAACATTTGAAACAGTTGGTAAAGGGGGTGAACGAGAGAGGTTGGCGTTTTTGAAAGCGATAGAGGTGGGTTACAGACACTTCGATACTGCTGCGTGCTACCAAACTGAAGAGTGTCTTGGTGAAGCTATAGGGGAAGCACTTCAACTTGGCCTAGTCAAATCTCGAGATGAACTCTTTATCACTTCTAAGCTCTGGTGCACCGATGCTCACCCTGATCGTGTTCTTTTGGCTCTTCAGAGTTCTCTGAGGTAAAATCATTTGGTGCAAATTGAACCCAAGGCTTATGGGCAATTAAGCATTTCTTAAACATCTATCAAATTTTAGAAACATTCCAAATTTTCTTGTGTAATGTAGGAATCTTAAGTTGGAGTATCTGGATCTATACCTGATACACTTTCCGGTAAGCTTGAAGCCAGGGAATGAGGTTACTATGGACGCAGCAGGGGGCAAAGTTTTTCTAATGGACTACAAGTCTGTATGGGCAGCCATGGAAGAGTGTCAGAACCTTGGCTTCACTAAGTCAATCGGTGTCAGCAATTTCTCCTGCAAAAAGCTTCAGGAATTATTGGCGATAGCGAACATCCCTCCAGTTGTAAATCAAGTGAGTAAAAAGTAAACTATTTGATAAAAAATGAATGCTTTCCTTGTTGGACCTCGAAGATATCTAATGCTAATCAAATAACTTTCAACATTCGACAAGCATACATATAAGTTCCCTCACATAAAACCCTTGATTAATTAAGGTGGAGATGAGCCCAGTTTTCCACCAAACGAATC
Above is a genomic segment from Papaver somniferum cultivar HN1 chromosome 10, ASM357369v1, whole genome shotgun sequence containing:
- the LOC113317426 gene encoding NADPH-dependent codeinone reductase 1-4-like; this encodes MVNTGVPVITLSSGKGIPVLGMGTFETVGKGGERERLAFLKAIEVGYRHFDTAACYQTEECLGEAIGEALQLGLVKSRDELFITSKLWCTDAHPDRVLLALQSSLRNLKLEYLDLYLIHFPVSLKPGNEVTMDAAGGKVFLMDYKSVWAAMEECQNLGFTKSIGVSNFSCKKLQELLAIANIPPVVNQVEMSPVFHQTNLREYCKANNILVTAYSILGGKGTAWGSNSVLGSEVLNQIAIARGKSIAQVSMRWVYEQGAILVVKSFSEKNMRENLNIFDWELTKEDLERIGEIPQRRLIIQEFMISSNGPFKSLEEFWDEKAA